The DNA region GGTTAAATAAACCGGTTAATGATTTAAGTAGAGGTTGTACAGTTGATGATATTTATAATACGGTAATTATAACGGCAATTCAAGCACAGGATTTTTAATAAAAAGAAAATGAGAATATTAATTATTAATGCGGGCAGTTCTTCCATTAAATTTCAACTGATTGCAATGCCTTCTGAAAAAGTGCTTTGCCAAGGCGTTGTAGAACGTATTGGAGAAAAAGATGCTATTTTCAAATATAAAACCGATACTTCCGACCTCCATGAAGTAGATGAGATCAATTCACATAAAGTAGGCTTGCACAAAATTTCCGATTACCTTTTGGATCCAAAAATCGGGATTATAAAAGATACCAAGGAAATTGACGCTATTGGGCATAGGGTTGTACATGGCGGCAATACTTTTTCGGACACCACGCTAATTACCGAAGAAGTAAAAAATAAAATAAAGGCCTTGAACCCACTAGCACCATTGCACAATCCACATAACCTGGAGGGCATTGTGCTCACGGAACAAATTTTTCCCGATGCCAAACAAATTGCGGTATTTGATACGGCTTTCCATCAGACCATTCCAATCAAGGCAAAAAAATACGCTATACCAAACCAGTACTATGATGAGCATAATATTCAGTTGTACGGTTTTCATGGCACAAGCCATAAGTATGTAACGGAAAAGGCACTTAACTATCTTAAAAAAGGGAATTCAAAAATAATTACCGTCCATTTAGGTAATGGGTGCAGTATTACCGCCGTAAAAGATGGAAAGAGTATAGATCATAGTCTTGGGTTTGCCCCTTCAAATGGTTTAATAATGGGTTCAAGAAGTGGTGATATTGACCATTCCATTATATTTTATTTGGTGAACAATTTAGGGTATAGCCTTAACGAGGTAAACAAAATGTTGACCAAAAAAAGTGGAATGCTCGGTCTAACAGGTTTTAACGATTTAAGAGAAATTGAAGTCCACGCCCAAAATGGAAATAGGGAATGTATTTTGGCATTAGAAATGAACGCTTACCACATACAAAAATATATAGGTGCTTACGCAGCAGCTATGAACGGATTAGATGCTATTGTTTTTACTGCCGGAATTGGTGAAAATTCAAGTACTCTAAGGGCAATGATTTGTAGTCATATGGACTATTTAGGGATACATTTAGATGATGCTAAAAATGATGTTAGGTCTAAAAAATTGAAAGAAATTAATACTGAAGCATCAAAAGTGAAAATTCTAGTAATTCCTACCAATGAAGAAGTTGAAATTGCAAAACAAGCTTTTCAGCTCTGTAACTAAAGTTACCCAGTTTTATTCTTTTCAGCGTAATTTTGAAGTGTTGATTTTAATTTATAAAGGGTAAGTTTTAATTTTCTGAGCAGAACTTACCCTTTTTATAATAAAGGGCTAAATAGCCTTGCAATACCCTCAAAAATTTTATTGTAAAACGGTCTAGAGCTATGCTCTTCTAATGTTAATAAACTACTTTTTTCACAGTCTTTTAAAAAATTATCGGCAATAGCAGTGGCAACGTTTTTATCATAAATAAGTGCATTGGTCTCAAAATTCTGTTCAAAGCTTCTATGGTCAAAATTACCAGAGCCTACAGAGGCTATTTCCTTGTCTGAAATAATAATCTTACTATGTAAAAAGTTACTGCTTTGGTAAATTTCTATACCAACTTTAAGCAATTCGAAAAAATATGACTGCATACTATATTTTGCAAGTTTAGAATCAGACTTTTCAGGTATCAATAATTTAATTTCAATCCCAGCTAAAGCTGCTATTTTAATGGCTTCCAATAAAGGTCTAGATGGCATAAAATATGGGTTGGCAATATAGATACAATCATCTGCTATATTTATCAGTTTTAAATACTGATGTAAAATGGTAGGGTAATTTGAATCTGGGCCACTTGCAACAATCTGAACTATTGAGTCCCCTCTTTTAGCTATTTTAGGATGGTATTTTTCTTCTAACAATGATTCATCATGAGAGGCAAAATAATAATCTTTAATAAAAATATTGTGCAAACTTTCAACAGCTGGTCCTTCAATGCACAAATGCTCATCGTCCCAAATACCTAAATCTGATTGAGAACTGACATATTTATCACTTATGTTTACACCGCCTGTAAAACCAACTTCACCATCTATAATTAAAATTTTTCTGTGGTTTCTAAAATTCAAGGTAAATAAAATACTTCCAAATTTAAATGGCAATATTGGATAAACTTTTACACCTAATGCTTTAAACCTTTTTATTGATTTTCTTTTCAATTCAAAACTTCCTATAAAATCGTAAATCAATCGAACTTCTACACCCTCCTTTATTTTTTGTTTAAATATTTGGTACAATTTTTCTAATATGTCACCGTCCTCAAAAATATAAAATTGGATATGTATAAATTTTTTAGCGTTTTCCAATTTACTAAACATGGTTGAGTATGTACTTGCTCCATTGCTTAATACCGTAATTTTATTACCATCTATTGGCGGAAAATTTGAACTGTTTTCAAGTAAAGATGCTAATCTTACTTTCTTTGAAGAAGTGAATAAAACCTTATTTTCTGAAGAATTATGTTTTAGATGTTTATGATCATATAACCTTCTCTCTAAAGTATGTTTTAATGTAAAAATTTTAAATTCCCTTCTGTTAATACCAAACAACAAATAAAGTAGAACTCCTGCATAGGGTATAAAAATAATCACCAATATCCACCCTAAAGACCTAGAAGGGTTAGAGCCGTAAAGGATTATGCTGCCAATTGCTATAAAAGCTGAAATAACATAAATGATAATAAAAGCAGTAAGCATTTTTTAAATAATTGTAAATAAAGTAATAATTTCAAACAATTTCTACTCTGGATACTCAATCCGTAAATGGTAAATGTTGTTCAGTTTCTTCTTAATTACTTTTTTAATAATTTGAATTTCTTTAAAAGTAATATCGGCATTCATAAACTGACCGTTTGCCATTTGGCTAGCTACAATTTTTTCGATTAGTTCATCAATTAATTGAGCTGTGGGCTCCTTTAAGCTTTTTGATGCAGCTTCTGCAGCATCGCACATCATTAAAATAGCAGTTTCTTTTGAAAACGGAATAGGACCACGATATGAAAAATCTTCGATATTCAAATCTTGTGGATTGTTCTTTTCTTGTTGTTTATAAAAGTAATACACTAAAGAGGTACCATGGTGAGTACGTATAAAATCGATTATCCTATCGGGCAGTCTATATTTTTTGGCCAATTCAATACCATCAATTACATGGTTAATGATTATTTCTGCACTATCCTTTGGGTTTAGTTCATTATGCGGATTAACCGTAGTGGTTTGGTTTTCAGTAAAATATTTTGGGTTCAACATTTTACCAATATCATGATACAATGCTCCTGTACGCACCAACATAGCATTTGCACCAATTTCATTTGCAGAGGCTTCTGCCAAGTTTGCTACTTGCATTGAGTGCTGAAAAGTACCAGGAGTTTTCTCAGCCAACTCTCTTAATAATTTAGAGTTTGTATTTGACATTTCCAACAACGACACATCAGATACCAATCCAAACGTTTTTTCATATACCAAAATAAAGAACAGTGATAAAAAGGATAATACCCCATTTAATGCAAAAAGGATAAAATATTCTCCATTAATTTTAAGCATATTACCTTCTTGAATAATTGAAAAAGCGAAATAAGCAATCATATATACCAATGTAATTTGGCTAATGGATATAAATAAATTTGCCCTTCTGTGTAGCTCAGAAACAGTTAAAATGGTAATGATACCGGCAATAATCTGTAAAAAGATAAATTCAAAGCTATTGGGTACTATAAAACCAAGCAGTAAAACAGTCAAAACATGTGTAAACAAACCTAAACGTGCATCAAAGAAGGCTTTAATTACAATGGGTAAAATAGGTAAAGGGACAACATATAGGTAATCTACCCTATACTTCACAACCAAGGTTACAATTAAAACCATCAAAAAAACATTGAAAAATATAAAGGTAACTTTCGTGTTGTTCTCAAAAATAAAAGGTCTGTATTTTTGTAAGAATAACAATAGCATTAACAAGGCTAGAGCCACAAGGAGAACATAACCAAAAACAATCCAATTATAGTTTGATTGATTCCACACTTGCGATAGGTATTCCTTTTCTAATGAATTGAGGATGCGTAATTTTTTACCTTCAACTACATCGCCTTTGGATATAATTCTTTCATTTTCAGCAACTAAACCTTCAGTATAAGATAATTTGTTTAAATTGTCCTGTAACACTTTATCGGTCAATTTCTCATCATAAAAAATATTAGGTTCTAAAAATTGTAGAAAAAATGGCGTAAGATAAGTTTGCAAAGGTTTGTATCGTGATTGTTCAAAAGCGTTATTGATTAAATTGTTCTTTTCTTTTGAGGTTAAAAAATTATCAAACACTACATCTGAAATAATATTTCCTTTTCTTAAAGCAATGAGTTCTTTATCCTCTGCTCTGTTTACATCATTTTCGTTGATATAACCATTTTGATAAATAGCATCAACTATACTATTAGAAAACCTAATAACACGTGTAATACTGTAATTAGCAAGAATGGAATCTTGTGAATTTTCAGAAATAGATTTTTCTAGTTCACTTTTAATTTTTTTGGCAATATCCTCTTTATAAGAAAAGTAAAGCTTTTTATTTGAAGTAATAGTTTCTTTTTCTTCTTCTATTTTCTGCTCAGACTTCTGAATAGCAAAATCAAATGGAGCATATAAATTATCATATTGCCAAGGTTTGCCATTATGGAATTCATATTTAAAATGCCCCCCTTTAGGAAATAAATAAACAATTGCAAAAGTGGTTATAATAAAAAGGACTATTTTATAAGCTAGGGCATGGTTTTGATATATGGTATTTAGAAAATTTTTTAAATTGAATTTTTTCATTAGTCCAGTTTCTACTACTATCTATGCATTTAGTGAGTACTATAAACTATTATACAAAGTACCCTATTTATTTAATAATAACTGTAAAAATAACTAAATTCGCAGAATAGAACCCGTATTGATGAATTTAGTATAAAAAAATTATTATTTTCTGATATTAAGTGGTTAAAAACAAATTTGTAAAACCTATTATAAAATATGCAAGAAGTTGTAATTGTTTCAGCAGTAAGAACTCCAATTGGAAGTTTTTTAGGAAGTTTATCAAGTATTTCAGCTACTAAATTAGGAGCTATTGCCATTAAAGGTGCTTTAACTAAGATAAATTTAAAAGCAGATATGGTAGATGAAGTACTAATGGGTTCTGTTTTGCAAGCCAATTTAGGGCAAGCACCAGCGAAACAAGCTGCATTATTTGCAGGGATACCCAATAATGTTCCTTGCACAACTGTAAATAAAGTTTGTGCATCTGGTATGAAAACCATAATGCAAGCTGCCCAAGCTATACAATTAGGAGATGCTGAAATTGTTGTTGCCGGCGGTATGGAAAATATGTCAATGGTCCCTCATTACTTGCAAGGCAGAAGAGGAAAAAAAATGGGATTAATTGGTATGGAAGACGGATTATTAAAAGACGGGCTTACCAATGTTTATGATGGAAAACATATGGGCACTTGTGGTGATTTATGTGCTGTAGAGCATGAGTTTTCTAGAGAAGATCAAGATAATTTTGCCATAACTTCATACAAAAGAGCTGCAAAAGCATGGGAAGAAGGTAAATTTAAAGATGAAATAGTTCCTGTAGAAGTACCTCAACGCAAAGGAGACCCTCTAATTATTGATGAAGATGAAGAATATAAGAATGTAATAATGGAAAAAATTCCTAATCTAAGACCTGTTTTTAGTAAAGAAGGTACAGTTACCGCTGCTAATGCTTCTACACTAAATGATGGTGCTGCTGCCCTAGTACTAATGAGTAAAGAAAAAGCTGCTGAATTAAATTTAACACCATTAGCAACCATTAAAGGCTATGCCGACGCTTCCTTAGAACCTGAATTGTTTACCGTTGCTCCCGCTAAAGCGTTACCTAAGGCAATTGCAAAAGCAAACACATCGCTAGATGATATCGATTATTTCGAATTTAATGAAGCTTTTTCGGTAGTAGGTTTGGCAAATACAAAATTATTGGGCTTAAATTCTGCTAAAGTTAATGTAAATGGTGGAGCCGTTTCGCTGGGTCATCCTTTGGGATGTTCAGGAGCTAGAATTGTAGTTACACTGATAAATGTACTAAAACAAAATAATGGTAAATTAGGTGCCGCGGCTATCTGTAACGGCGGTGGTGGTGCGAGTGCCATAGTAATTGAAAACAACTAAGGATTTCTTAAATGAAATACGGTATTTGTAACTTAAGTACTATTCCACTTCGTTCGGTTTCAGATCACACTAGTGAAATGATATCCCAATTACTGTTTGGCGATCATTACAAAGTCTTGCAAGAAAATAAGGAATGGATTAAAATTAGACTGGAATTTGATCATTGTGAAGGTTGGATCGAAAGCAAACAGTATACCGAAGTTTCTAAAGATTACTTTGACGATTTAAATAGTTCTGAAATTATAGTGTCTAATGAGTTGATAGATTTTATTGAAGACGAACAACATCAACTATCTTCGGTACTTTTGGGTTCAAGATTGCCTTTTTATGTAGAAAAATCTTTTAATTTACTTGATGAATCTTATAGGTTTGAAGGGAATGTCACTTCAAAAAAGCAATCCCAAAAATCAATTGTAAATTCAGCTTTTTTATACTTGAATACCCCATTTTTATGGGGCGGTAGAACACCTTTTGGCATTGACAGTTCAGGCTTTACACAAATGGTTTATCGATTAAATGGCTATTCGTTGTTGAGAAAAGCATCCGAACAAGCCACACAAGGCGAAGTATTGAGTTTTATTGAAGAATCAGAACCTGGTGATTTGGCTTTTTTTGACGACAGCGAAGGTGAAATTA from Aureibaculum sp. 2308TA14-22 includes:
- the cls gene encoding cardiolipin synthase — encoded protein: MLTAFIIIYVISAFIAIGSIILYGSNPSRSLGWILVIIFIPYAGVLLYLLFGINRREFKIFTLKHTLERRLYDHKHLKHNSSENKVLFTSSKKVRLASLLENSSNFPPIDGNKITVLSNGASTYSTMFSKLENAKKFIHIQFYIFEDGDILEKLYQIFKQKIKEGVEVRLIYDFIGSFELKRKSIKRFKALGVKVYPILPFKFGSILFTLNFRNHRKILIIDGEVGFTGGVNISDKYVSSQSDLGIWDDEHLCIEGPAVESLHNIFIKDYYFASHDESLLEEKYHPKIAKRGDSIVQIVASGPDSNYPTILHQYLKLINIADDCIYIANPYFMPSRPLLEAIKIAALAGIEIKLLIPEKSDSKLAKYSMQSYFFELLKVGIEIYQSSNFLHSKIIISDKEIASVGSGNFDHRSFEQNFETNALIYDKNVATAIADNFLKDCEKSSLLTLEEHSSRPFYNKIFEGIARLFSPLL
- a CDS encoding acetate/propionate family kinase, encoding MRILIINAGSSSIKFQLIAMPSEKVLCQGVVERIGEKDAIFKYKTDTSDLHEVDEINSHKVGLHKISDYLLDPKIGIIKDTKEIDAIGHRVVHGGNTFSDTTLITEEVKNKIKALNPLAPLHNPHNLEGIVLTEQIFPDAKQIAVFDTAFHQTIPIKAKKYAIPNQYYDEHNIQLYGFHGTSHKYVTEKALNYLKKGNSKIITVHLGNGCSITAVKDGKSIDHSLGFAPSNGLIMGSRSGDIDHSIIFYLVNNLGYSLNEVNKMLTKKSGMLGLTGFNDLREIEVHAQNGNRECILALEMNAYHIQKYIGAYAAAMNGLDAIVFTAGIGENSSTLRAMICSHMDYLGIHLDDAKNDVRSKKLKEINTEASKVKILVIPTNEEVEIAKQAFQLCN
- a CDS encoding C40 family peptidase, with amino-acid sequence MKYGICNLSTIPLRSVSDHTSEMISQLLFGDHYKVLQENKEWIKIRLEFDHCEGWIESKQYTEVSKDYFDDLNSSEIIVSNELIDFIEDEQHQLSSVLLGSRLPFYVEKSFNLLDESYRFEGNVTSKKQSQKSIVNSAFLYLNTPFLWGGRTPFGIDSSGFTQMVYRLNGYSLLRKASEQATQGEVLSFIEESEPGDLAFFDDSEGEIIHVGIILANHHIIHCSGKVRIDQLDHSGIYNQDLKKHTYKLRVIKKIF
- a CDS encoding HD family phosphohydrolase — protein: MKKFNLKNFLNTIYQNHALAYKIVLFIITTFAIVYLFPKGGHFKYEFHNGKPWQYDNLYAPFDFAIQKSEQKIEEEKETITSNKKLYFSYKEDIAKKIKSELEKSISENSQDSILANYSITRVIRFSNSIVDAIYQNGYINENDVNRAEDKELIALRKGNIISDVVFDNFLTSKEKNNLINNAFEQSRYKPLQTYLTPFFLQFLEPNIFYDEKLTDKVLQDNLNKLSYTEGLVAENERIISKGDVVEGKKLRILNSLEKEYLSQVWNQSNYNWIVFGYVLLVALALLMLLLFLQKYRPFIFENNTKVTFIFFNVFLMVLIVTLVVKYRVDYLYVVPLPILPIVIKAFFDARLGLFTHVLTVLLLGFIVPNSFEFIFLQIIAGIITILTVSELHRRANLFISISQITLVYMIAYFAFSIIQEGNMLKINGEYFILFALNGVLSFLSLFFILVYEKTFGLVSDVSLLEMSNTNSKLLRELAEKTPGTFQHSMQVANLAEASANEIGANAMLVRTGALYHDIGKMLNPKYFTENQTTTVNPHNELNPKDSAEIIINHVIDGIELAKKYRLPDRIIDFIRTHHGTSLVYYFYKQQEKNNPQDLNIEDFSYRGPIPFSKETAILMMCDAAEAASKSLKEPTAQLIDELIEKIVASQMANGQFMNADITFKEIQIIKKVIKKKLNNIYHLRIEYPE
- a CDS encoding acetyl-CoA C-acyltransferase, whose product is MQEVVIVSAVRTPIGSFLGSLSSISATKLGAIAIKGALTKINLKADMVDEVLMGSVLQANLGQAPAKQAALFAGIPNNVPCTTVNKVCASGMKTIMQAAQAIQLGDAEIVVAGGMENMSMVPHYLQGRRGKKMGLIGMEDGLLKDGLTNVYDGKHMGTCGDLCAVEHEFSREDQDNFAITSYKRAAKAWEEGKFKDEIVPVEVPQRKGDPLIIDEDEEYKNVIMEKIPNLRPVFSKEGTVTAANASTLNDGAAALVLMSKEKAAELNLTPLATIKGYADASLEPELFTVAPAKALPKAIAKANTSLDDIDYFEFNEAFSVVGLANTKLLGLNSAKVNVNGGAVSLGHPLGCSGARIVVTLINVLKQNNGKLGAAAICNGGGGASAIVIENN